The proteins below come from a single Rhizobium rhizoryzae genomic window:
- a CDS encoding coniferyl aldehyde dehydrogenase has protein sequence MAEFQQVFQSMHLASRSGPEATYSERIDRLGRLEKLLSDNVEALCKAISADFNWRSDTETKLLEILPLLRGIRHAKRHLARWMKEERRKVDLAFQPSRAWVRYEALGVVGIIAPWNYPLALAIAPLTDALAAGNRVMVKPSEQTPSFSDLLAKLISENFAADEVFVVLGDVSVAQDFARLPFDHLLFTGSTEVGRSIMRAASDNLTPVTLELGGKSPAIVYEDFSIDAAARSISFGKFINAGQTCIAPDYALVPRQGVDQFVDAVMNHVAQAYPNPASNRDYTSIISERHMVRLRNAVQEAEAAGARVVQYAGETPDRVMLYPKLVVDPPRDGLLMQEEIFGPVLPVVPYDTVDEVIAFVNSKPRPLALYLFTDSEEMQSKIIGNCKSGGVTVNGTLLHYAMENLPFGGIGPSGMGAYHGRDGFRRFSHARAVHKIGKINMFEKLGPPWGLLLRLTLRILGNIR, from the coding sequence CGACTGGAAAAACTGCTTTCTGACAATGTGGAAGCGCTTTGCAAAGCGATATCCGCCGATTTCAACTGGCGATCGGATACGGAAACAAAGCTTCTGGAGATACTGCCGTTACTTCGCGGGATTCGCCATGCAAAACGGCATCTAGCGCGCTGGATGAAAGAGGAGCGGCGGAAGGTCGATCTGGCATTCCAGCCGTCAAGGGCATGGGTTCGCTACGAAGCGCTGGGTGTGGTGGGCATCATTGCGCCCTGGAACTACCCGCTTGCGCTTGCAATAGCGCCGCTGACGGACGCTCTGGCGGCAGGCAACAGGGTCATGGTCAAACCATCGGAACAGACGCCCAGCTTTTCGGACCTGTTGGCGAAGCTAATTTCCGAAAACTTTGCCGCGGATGAGGTTTTCGTTGTCCTGGGGGATGTTTCGGTCGCTCAGGACTTTGCAAGACTGCCGTTCGATCATCTGCTCTTCACCGGATCGACAGAGGTCGGTCGATCGATCATGCGTGCGGCGTCGGACAACCTCACACCGGTCACACTCGAACTCGGAGGAAAATCCCCAGCCATTGTTTACGAGGATTTTTCGATCGACGCCGCGGCTCGCTCCATCAGCTTCGGCAAGTTCATCAATGCGGGCCAAACTTGCATCGCGCCAGACTACGCGCTCGTGCCCCGTCAGGGCGTTGACCAGTTTGTCGATGCTGTCATGAACCACGTGGCACAAGCCTATCCGAACCCGGCATCCAACCGGGACTACACATCCATCATTTCCGAAAGGCATATGGTACGTCTCAGGAATGCTGTGCAAGAGGCAGAAGCCGCGGGAGCACGGGTTGTCCAGTATGCCGGAGAGACACCCGATCGCGTGATGCTTTACCCGAAATTGGTCGTTGATCCGCCGCGCGACGGCCTGCTGATGCAGGAAGAAATCTTTGGGCCTGTGCTGCCCGTTGTCCCATACGACACGGTGGATGAGGTCATTGCTTTCGTGAATTCAAAGCCACGGCCGCTTGCTCTCTATCTGTTTACCGACAGTGAAGAGATGCAGTCAAAGATCATCGGCAATTGCAAATCAGGCGGCGTAACCGTCAACGGCACTTTGCTGCATTACGCTATGGAAAACTTGCCTTTCGGCGGAATTGGACCAAGTGGCATGGGCGCCTATCACGGCAGGGACGGGTTTCGTCGGTTCAGTCACGCCCGCGCCGTCCATAAGATCGGCAAGATCAACATGTTTGAAAAGCTGGGTCCACCCTGGGGGCTCCTCCTTCGTCTGACATTGCGGATACTCGGCAATATCAGGTGA
- a CDS encoding pseudoazurin encodes MSPRIFSLYAAAITATMAFAGLANAAEHHVQMLNKGTDGAMVFEPAAIKVAPGDTVIFTPTDKSHNAEAVANLIPAGAQAFKGKMNEEVKVTLDLPGAYVVKCAPHVGMGMAGVIVVGDAPANLAAVKANDLPNKAKARVLAGLASLGL; translated from the coding sequence ATGAGCCCACGTATTTTCTCGCTGTACGCTGCAGCTATCACCGCGACAATGGCCTTTGCCGGTCTGGCAAACGCTGCCGAACATCACGTTCAAATGCTGAACAAGGGCACTGACGGAGCCATGGTGTTTGAGCCGGCAGCCATCAAGGTGGCACCCGGCGACACGGTCATTTTCACCCCGACGGACAAAAGCCACAACGCAGAAGCGGTGGCAAATCTTATTCCCGCAGGAGCGCAGGCCTTCAAGGGCAAGATGAATGAAGAAGTCAAGGTGACGCTTGATCTGCCGGGAGCCTATGTTGTGAAATGCGCGCCGCATGTCGGCATGGGCATGGCAGGTGTCATCGTCGTGGGAGATGCTCCGGCAAATCTGGCCGCCGTGAAAGCGAACGATCTTCCGAACAAGGCGAAGGCTCGTGTATTGGCCGGGCTTGCGTCGCTCGGTCTTTAG
- a CDS encoding Crp/Fnr family transcriptional regulator codes for MLKCPDFGPLWASAGGTVVVKIDKSVLRSFALFEKMPDVEIEELLSRAITRRVPSGEAVFEQGAPASHFFLLLNGRLKVTQVTPDGQQIIVRVVHPGDLFGFAKALRRPDYPGTALSVIESLTICWPTDLWPHFIDRSPVLAASALNTIGARLEEAHTRIREMSTQEVERRVAHAVLRLTKQAGRAAEGGIRIDFPITRQDIAEMTGTTLHTVSRILSAWEGDGLVEGGRQKLTVRDVTRLQALADSAKL; via the coding sequence ATGCTAAAGTGCCCCGACTTTGGGCCCTTATGGGCCTCAGCCGGGGGAACGGTCGTGGTAAAAATTGACAAGAGCGTTCTTCGCTCATTCGCTCTTTTCGAGAAAATGCCCGATGTGGAAATCGAAGAACTGCTTTCGCGCGCTATCACACGACGGGTGCCTTCCGGTGAGGCGGTTTTTGAGCAGGGCGCACCTGCCTCGCATTTCTTTCTGCTGCTGAACGGTCGCCTGAAGGTCACACAGGTGACACCGGATGGTCAGCAGATCATCGTGCGCGTTGTGCATCCGGGCGACCTGTTCGGCTTTGCAAAAGCGTTACGAAGGCCTGATTACCCCGGCACCGCCCTCAGCGTCATCGAGAGCCTTACGATTTGTTGGCCGACCGATCTCTGGCCGCATTTCATCGATCGCAGCCCCGTTCTTGCTGCTAGTGCGTTGAACACCATCGGCGCGCGTCTCGAGGAGGCGCATACGCGAATTCGAGAAATGTCGACGCAGGAGGTCGAGCGTCGCGTCGCGCATGCCGTTCTGCGGTTGACCAAACAGGCCGGGAGGGCTGCCGAAGGCGGTATTCGCATCGACTTTCCGATCACACGCCAGGACATTGCCGAAATGACCGGTACCACCCTTCATACTGTCTCGCGCATCCTCAGTGCCTGGGAAGGTGATGGTCTTGTGGAAGGCGGGCGTCAGAAATTGACGGTTCGTGATGTGACCCGCCTTCAGGCTCTTGCCGACAGTGCCAAGCTTTGA
- a CDS encoding SUMF1/EgtB/PvdO family nonheme iron enzyme — protein sequence MTTGTSSIRSIALPAILLVALSGGVASQVKSLTFAARDSSVESSPTISVLPHEFSYRQDGEFYRNGFAVNAPLLKVEGKGIPLTIMKYQVSEADYERCVEVRRCNPADRSVSARSNFPATGMSFDDATAYAAWLSEATGEQWRLPTDREMAMAAGEKFPDDALGVDTDTTNPAIRWLADYDRETRRKPMDARPQPAGSFGEAESGLADFAGNIWEWTSTCHRRVELGSNAGATKQDVACGVYVTVGRHRSPMSSFVREPKSGGCAVGTPPANLGFRLVRDEPWLARLRRHLPDWI from the coding sequence ATGACCACCGGAACAAGCTCGATCAGATCCATTGCCCTTCCAGCAATTCTGCTTGTGGCCTTGTCCGGTGGCGTGGCCTCACAGGTCAAAAGCCTGACGTTCGCTGCCAGAGATAGCAGCGTAGAGTCATCACCGACGATCTCGGTTCTGCCGCACGAATTCTCCTACCGGCAGGATGGCGAATTCTATCGCAACGGCTTTGCGGTCAATGCACCCTTGCTGAAAGTGGAAGGCAAAGGCATTCCGCTGACCATCATGAAATATCAGGTCAGCGAAGCGGACTATGAACGCTGTGTAGAAGTAAGGCGCTGCAATCCTGCGGATCGCTCCGTGTCGGCGCGGAGCAATTTCCCCGCCACCGGCATGAGCTTTGATGATGCGACGGCCTATGCCGCCTGGCTGAGTGAGGCCACGGGCGAGCAATGGCGTCTGCCAACGGATCGTGAAATGGCCATGGCGGCAGGAGAGAAATTTCCTGATGATGCGCTGGGCGTGGATACTGATACTACCAATCCCGCCATTCGCTGGCTTGCCGATTATGATCGTGAGACACGTCGCAAACCCATGGATGCACGCCCGCAACCAGCCGGTTCATTTGGTGAAGCGGAAAGCGGGCTCGCAGATTTTGCAGGTAATATCTGGGAGTGGACCTCAACCTGTCACAGGCGCGTGGAGCTTGGCAGCAATGCCGGTGCCACAAAGCAGGATGTGGCCTGCGGCGTCTATGTGACGGTGGGCAGGCATCGTTCTCCCATGAGTTCCTTTGTGCGCGAACCGAAATCCGGCGGCTGCGCGGTTGGAACACCCCCTGCAAACCTCGGCTTTCGCCTTGTGCGGGATGAGCCATGGCTTGCCCGCTTGCGGCGACATCTGCCCGACTGGATTTGA
- the nirK gene encoding copper-containing nitrite reductase codes for MPRNFELTRRTMLGGAAFASAIVPLVAATATKAANPVATVPRQPDLSKLERVKLALVKPPFVHPHTQKAEGAPKIYEVTLTIEEKKIIVDDAGTEVHAMTFDGSVPGPMIVVHQDDYVELTLVNPDTNTLQHNIDFHSATGALGGGALTVVNPGEKAIMRFKATKAGVFVYHCAPPGMVPWHVTSGMNGAIMVLPREGLKDHKGQDITYDRAYYVGEQDFYVPRDANGEYKKYESHGDAYADVLEVMRTLTPSHIVFNGKVGALTGENALKAKVGEKVLILHSQANRDTRPHLIGGHGDYVWATGKFANPPELDQETWFIPGGAAGAALYTFQQPGIYAYVNHNLIEAFEKGAAAHFKVEGQWNNDLMTAVLSPNTH; via the coding sequence ATGCCCAGAAATTTTGAACTGACCAGACGTACCATGTTGGGCGGTGCCGCATTCGCCAGCGCAATCGTGCCGCTGGTTGCGGCCACGGCGACGAAGGCCGCAAACCCCGTTGCAACGGTTCCGCGCCAACCGGACCTCTCCAAGCTTGAGCGGGTGAAGCTTGCTCTGGTCAAGCCTCCCTTCGTTCACCCGCATACGCAGAAGGCTGAAGGTGCGCCCAAGATCTACGAAGTCACCCTGACGATCGAGGAAAAGAAGATCATCGTTGATGATGCCGGAACCGAAGTGCATGCCATGACCTTCGATGGCTCGGTGCCTGGCCCCATGATCGTGGTCCATCAGGACGACTATGTCGAACTGACGCTGGTCAATCCCGATACGAACACCCTGCAACACAATATCGATTTCCATTCGGCAACGGGTGCGCTGGGTGGCGGCGCCTTGACGGTCGTAAACCCCGGCGAAAAGGCGATCATGCGCTTCAAGGCAACGAAGGCCGGCGTCTTCGTCTACCACTGCGCACCTCCCGGCATGGTTCCGTGGCATGTCACCTCGGGCATGAACGGTGCAATTATGGTTCTGCCGCGCGAGGGCCTAAAGGATCACAAGGGTCAGGATATTACCTATGACCGCGCCTATTACGTCGGCGAACAGGATTTCTACGTTCCCCGCGATGCAAACGGCGAATACAAGAAATACGAAAGCCACGGCGACGCCTATGCCGATGTGCTCGAGGTGATGCGGACGCTGACGCCAAGCCACATCGTGTTCAACGGTAAGGTGGGAGCTCTGACTGGCGAGAACGCCCTGAAGGCCAAAGTCGGCGAGAAGGTTCTGATCCTCCATTCGCAGGCCAATCGCGATACGCGCCCGCACCTGATCGGTGGGCATGGGGATTATGTCTGGGCAACCGGCAAGTTTGCCAATCCGCCGGAACTCGATCAGGAAACATGGTTCATTCCAGGCGGTGCCGCCGGGGCTGCGCTCTACACGTTCCAGCAGCCGGGCATCTATGCCTATGTGAACCATAATCTTATCGAGGCATTCGAGAAGGGTGCTGCCGCCCATTTCAAGGTCGAAGGTCAATGGAACAATGATCTGATGACCGCAGTGCTTTCGCCCAACACACATTGA
- a CDS encoding NnrS family protein, which yields MTHAAQNADAGTIRTIRGLSPNQLTLFSYGFRPFFLGAVIWALITMALWLLVLRGTIEVAGDYGLKAWHAHEMLFGFGSAVLAGFLLTAIPNWTGRLPVSGLPLAGLFGLWAIGRLSLLLVPLVGALPAAALEALFLPALFFICAREIIAGRKWADLKVLAGVAALTLANLCFHLEVILWQGPDHSARLAVSAYVMLIIIIGGRILPSFTRNWLNKQGRTDFPTPFNGFDKAAILVSLPALGLWVALPNALATAIFAVLAADLHIVRLIRWRGWTTASDPIVVVLHIAYAFVALGFFAIAGAALDLLEPTAALHILTVGTITSMMLAVMTRATRGHTGRELKASRMTCISYTALFLCALVRPLSTLFPAHLPEIYGLAGLLWLTALGLYLVEYGPMLAFKRRQPLHR from the coding sequence ATGACACATGCAGCACAGAATGCGGATGCTGGCACGATCAGAACAATCCGCGGCCTTTCGCCCAACCAGCTCACGCTGTTTTCCTACGGGTTTCGACCTTTTTTCCTGGGAGCAGTCATCTGGGCCCTCATCACCATGGCACTGTGGCTTCTGGTACTAAGAGGCACGATCGAGGTCGCCGGGGATTATGGGCTCAAAGCCTGGCACGCCCACGAAATGCTTTTCGGCTTCGGTTCAGCAGTGCTCGCCGGCTTTCTGCTGACAGCTATTCCAAACTGGACGGGAAGGCTGCCCGTCTCGGGTCTGCCTTTGGCTGGTCTCTTTGGTCTCTGGGCCATCGGGCGGCTATCGCTTTTGCTGGTCCCGCTGGTGGGTGCGCTTCCAGCAGCGGCGCTAGAGGCGCTTTTTCTTCCGGCCTTATTCTTCATCTGCGCCCGTGAAATCATCGCCGGACGCAAATGGGCGGATTTGAAGGTTCTTGCCGGTGTAGCCGCGCTAACCCTCGCCAATCTCTGCTTCCATCTCGAAGTCATTCTATGGCAGGGACCGGATCATTCCGCGCGCCTTGCCGTCTCTGCCTATGTCATGCTGATCATCATCATCGGCGGGCGGATTTTACCAAGCTTTACTCGCAACTGGCTGAACAAGCAGGGCCGCACGGATTTCCCGACACCGTTCAATGGCTTCGATAAAGCGGCCATCTTGGTAAGCCTGCCAGCCCTTGGCCTCTGGGTCGCGCTCCCGAATGCACTTGCAACAGCAATCTTCGCCGTTCTGGCCGCAGACTTGCATATTGTGCGGCTGATCCGGTGGCGCGGCTGGACGACAGCAAGCGATCCGATCGTGGTCGTGCTCCACATCGCCTATGCCTTTGTGGCGCTCGGCTTTTTTGCGATTGCAGGCGCGGCGCTGGATCTGCTTGAACCGACCGCGGCACTGCATATCCTGACAGTCGGCACGATCACGTCCATGATGCTGGCGGTGATGACACGCGCTACCCGTGGCCACACAGGTCGCGAATTGAAAGCGTCGCGCATGACGTGCATCAGCTACACCGCGTTGTTCCTCTGCGCACTCGTGCGACCGCTTTCAACGCTTTTTCCCGCTCACCTGCCTGAGATCTACGGACTGGCGGGACTGTTGTGGCTCACGGCTCTTGGACTGTATCTGGTTGAATATGGCCCGATGCTGGCCTTCAAACGCAGGCAGCCGCTTCACCGCTGA
- a CDS encoding metal-sulfur cluster assembly factor — MSEPLVSQLIEQSLCTVMDPEAAMSIVDLGLIYKIEMRGERQAHILMTTTARGCPAAGFLTEAVRQRVLEQGHVDAVDVELTYEPEWNPSMIRA, encoded by the coding sequence ATGTCTGAACCTTTGGTCAGTCAACTTATCGAGCAAAGCCTTTGCACGGTCATGGACCCGGAAGCGGCCATGAGCATCGTTGATCTCGGTCTTATCTACAAGATCGAGATGCGTGGTGAACGACAGGCGCATATTTTGATGACTACGACCGCCCGTGGCTGCCCCGCTGCCGGGTTTCTGACAGAAGCCGTGCGTCAGCGGGTTCTGGAGCAGGGGCATGTGGATGCGGTTGATGTTGAGCTGACCTACGAGCCCGAATGGAACCCCTCGATGATACGAGCCTGA
- a CDS encoding DUF2249 domain-containing protein: MAQDFAELDVRPLLANGVEPFPQIMSAVEALSPQQGLRLLAPFRPEPLFNVMRRRGFSHQVRELGGGDYEVCFLPAAASVAHSQDAASADIWPEAVLELDLTDLDPPQPMVRILAELEGMQPGEVLFALLSREPVFLFPELQRRGHQWVGNHDETGTVFRMLVRRGEGNRDV, encoded by the coding sequence ATGGCACAGGATTTCGCAGAACTGGACGTGCGTCCGCTGCTGGCGAATGGGGTCGAACCCTTTCCCCAGATCATGAGTGCCGTAGAGGCGCTTTCGCCGCAGCAAGGCCTGCGGTTGCTGGCACCGTTTCGGCCAGAGCCGCTGTTCAACGTCATGCGCAGGCGAGGCTTCAGCCATCAGGTGCGGGAACTGGGCGGCGGAGACTACGAGGTCTGCTTCCTGCCTGCGGCGGCAAGTGTGGCCCATTCCCAGGATGCCGCAAGCGCCGATATCTGGCCTGAAGCAGTGCTGGAACTGGACCTGACGGATCTCGACCCTCCCCAGCCCATGGTTCGAATCCTGGCCGAACTGGAAGGAATGCAGCCGGGCGAGGTTCTCTTTGCCCTTTTGTCGCGAGAGCCGGTCTTCCTGTTTCCGGAGTTGCAGCGGCGCGGCCACCAGTGGGTTGGCAATCACGATGAAACCGGCACCGTGTTTCGCATGCTGGTCAGGCGGGGGGAGGGGAACCGCGATGTCTGA
- a CDS encoding DUF2249 domain-containing protein, translating into MNTTPIQEVDVRLLPPRQRHPVIFGLLGDLAPGDALHVASDHDPQPLHMQIDSRYPDLFRWSYLEAGPDVWRVEIRRQAGGGCGCCCGH; encoded by the coding sequence ATGAATACTACCCCCATTCAGGAAGTTGATGTTCGTCTGCTTCCTCCCCGCCAGCGTCACCCGGTCATCTTTGGGTTGCTGGGCGATCTGGCTCCTGGCGATGCGCTGCATGTGGCCAGCGACCATGATCCGCAACCGCTGCATATGCAGATCGATAGCCGCTACCCGGACCTATTCCGTTGGAGCTATCTCGAAGCCGGGCCGGATGTCTGGCGGGTTGAAATCCGGCGGCAGGCCGGTGGCGGCTGTGGTTGCTGCTGCGGACACTGA
- a CDS encoding nitric oxide reductase activation protein NorD, which yields MFEFLELEESVGKFWHRLVGQTSSMPRYPDQAVTFDEVKPYLATCFRAFGGELTAQLGPAHARTSSHRLRLRQLVGLGEEKLAWAARGEGAMALPPLIDIFPERALNRDLYIWLAAYLALMPSGGVEPDDPLRADLARLDLASATVQHVLNAFPGLRHRYAALCRAGLAGRRRAVLPPVEKLVEARAMALLRRGAGLADEIMPAIFPAQAPVGYQPLLLVPLWPVHDLRREASSTAETGDEDGSTAAAAAVDGTGFFRGERETERDKSERSPFILNRFEKILAMAEMVNVDRPTDDSDDKNDDASRDLDEIRLGRRKERPSAKFRFDLDLPPEAVDTSSLEAENTYPEWNYRSLSYMPNYCRVISGPASLSETSEPQTADMRDLVRLVRRQFEILRPRHEILRAQVDGSELDLDAVVRMRADLASGGDGGNRIHLLSRPRGHDLAVTLLVDVSLSTDAWFDDHRVLDVEKKAVRVLAHGLSACDTHYSIQTFTSRRRDWVKIETVKAFDESMSSDVERRIEGLKPGYYTRIGAAIRHAHAELVKQPNRRKLLLILTDGKPNDIDHYEGRFALEDSRKAIAESRRAGTSVFAVTVDKDARSYLPAMFGRNGFAIVGHIGKLPQSLPAIYRSLTR from the coding sequence ATGTTCGAGTTTCTGGAACTGGAAGAAAGCGTCGGAAAATTCTGGCACCGGCTTGTGGGACAGACCTCGAGCATGCCGCGCTATCCGGATCAGGCCGTCACCTTCGATGAGGTGAAGCCGTATCTCGCAACCTGCTTTCGCGCCTTCGGCGGAGAGCTTACCGCGCAATTGGGGCCCGCCCATGCCCGCACGTCTTCCCACCGCCTCAGGCTTCGTCAACTCGTCGGGCTGGGTGAGGAAAAGCTTGCCTGGGCTGCGCGAGGGGAGGGGGCAATGGCCCTGCCGCCCCTCATCGACATTTTTCCGGAACGGGCACTTAACCGCGATCTCTACATCTGGCTGGCCGCCTATCTGGCCTTAATGCCGTCAGGAGGGGTGGAGCCGGATGATCCCCTGCGGGCAGATCTGGCACGTCTTGATCTGGCCTCTGCCACGGTTCAGCATGTTTTGAACGCTTTTCCCGGCTTGCGGCACCGGTACGCCGCGCTTTGCCGTGCTGGCTTGGCCGGGCGTCGCAGAGCAGTGCTTCCGCCCGTCGAAAAGCTGGTTGAAGCGCGCGCCATGGCTCTGCTTCGTCGGGGCGCAGGCTTGGCCGATGAGATTATGCCCGCCATCTTTCCGGCACAGGCACCTGTCGGTTACCAGCCTTTGCTGTTGGTGCCACTTTGGCCTGTTCATGATCTGCGGCGGGAAGCATCTTCCACTGCTGAAACTGGCGATGAAGACGGCAGCACCGCCGCTGCTGCCGCCGTAGATGGCACCGGCTTCTTTCGGGGTGAACGTGAAACCGAGCGGGACAAAAGCGAGCGCAGCCCTTTCATTTTGAACCGCTTCGAGAAAATTCTCGCCATGGCGGAAATGGTCAATGTCGATCGTCCGACCGATGACAGCGATGATAAAAACGATGATGCCAGCCGCGATCTGGATGAAATCCGGCTCGGGAGACGTAAAGAGCGGCCTTCCGCCAAGTTTCGTTTCGATCTGGATTTGCCGCCGGAAGCGGTGGACACCAGTTCGCTTGAGGCTGAAAACACTTACCCCGAGTGGAACTACCGCAGTTTGAGCTATATGCCGAATTATTGCCGCGTCATTTCCGGCCCGGCTTCGCTTTCAGAAACCTCTGAGCCGCAAACCGCAGATATGCGCGATCTCGTACGTCTGGTGCGGCGTCAGTTTGAAATTCTCAGACCCCGGCATGAAATCCTGCGGGCGCAGGTGGACGGCTCGGAACTGGATCTTGATGCGGTGGTGCGCATGCGTGCCGATCTGGCATCTGGAGGGGACGGCGGAAACCGCATCCATCTTCTCTCACGCCCCAGGGGGCACGACCTTGCGGTGACGCTTCTGGTGGATGTGTCGCTGTCGACCGATGCCTGGTTCGATGATCATCGCGTGCTGGATGTGGAGAAGAAGGCGGTGCGTGTTCTGGCGCATGGCTTGAGCGCTTGCGACACCCATTATTCCATCCAGACCTTCACCTCCCGCCGCCGCGACTGGGTGAAGATCGAGACGGTCAAGGCGTTTGATGAAAGCATGAGCTCGGACGTCGAGCGGCGGATCGAGGGCTTGAAGCCCGGCTATTATACCCGCATCGGAGCCGCCATCCGCCATGCTCATGCCGAACTTGTCAAACAACCGAACCGCCGGAAGCTGCTTCTGATCCTGACCGATGGCAAGCCGAACGACATCGATCATTATGAGGGGAGGTTTGCACTGGAGGATTCCCGCAAGGCCATCGCGGAATCCAGACGAGCGGGAACCAGCGTCTTTGCCGTCACCGTTGATAAGGACGCCCGTAGTTATCTGCCTGCCATGTTCGGGCGCAATGGTTTTGCCATCGTCGGCCACATCGGCAAGCTTCCGCAGTCGCTTCCGGCAATTTATCGCTCCCTCACACGATGA
- a CDS encoding CbbQ/NirQ/NorQ/GpvN family protein, whose protein sequence is MTIHQKLRGVTLAEIPPYIPNGNECQLFEMAWVRQLPLLLKGPTGCGKTRFVSHMATRLGLPLTTVSCHDDLAAADLTGRYLLKGGDTVWVDGPLTKSVREGGICYLDEVVEARKDVAVVLHPLTDDRRILPLERTGEQLEAPPGFMLVVSYNPGYQNMLKALKPSTKQRFLSIEFDFLPKAQEIAVVAVESGLDEARVAPLVELAAKLRRLKGHDIEEGVSTRLLVYCACLIDSGMPVRDAVRAAIIEPLTDDADVKLALTEVAHSVIV, encoded by the coding sequence ATGACGATCCATCAAAAACTGCGCGGGGTCACGCTCGCAGAAATCCCGCCTTACATTCCAAATGGCAACGAGTGCCAGCTGTTCGAAATGGCATGGGTGCGGCAGCTGCCGTTGCTTCTCAAAGGGCCAACCGGCTGCGGTAAGACCCGCTTCGTCAGCCACATGGCAACGCGGCTCGGCCTGCCGCTGACAACGGTTTCCTGCCACGACGATCTCGCAGCCGCGGATCTCACCGGGCGCTATCTGCTCAAGGGTGGCGATACGGTCTGGGTGGATGGACCGCTGACGAAATCAGTGCGCGAAGGCGGCATCTGCTATCTCGATGAGGTGGTCGAAGCCCGCAAGGATGTCGCCGTCGTGCTGCATCCCCTGACTGATGACCGCCGCATTCTGCCTTTGGAGCGCACCGGTGAGCAGCTGGAAGCGCCTCCCGGCTTCATGCTCGTTGTGTCCTACAACCCCGGCTATCAGAACATGCTGAAGGCGTTGAAGCCGTCGACGAAGCAGCGCTTCCTGTCAATCGAGTTCGATTTTCTGCCGAAGGCGCAAGAGATTGCAGTGGTTGCCGTAGAAAGCGGTCTGGATGAGGCCCGCGTGGCACCGCTGGTAGAGCTTGCGGCAAAGCTTCGCCGCCTGAAAGGTCACGATATCGAAGAGGGGGTCTCGACCCGCCTTCTGGTCTACTGCGCCTGCCTGATCGATAGCGGAATGCCGGTGCGCGATGCGGTGCGCGCTGCCATCATCGAACCGCTGACGGATGATGCGGACGTGAAACTGGCGCTGACGGAAGTCGCCCATAGTGTGATTGTCTGA